The following are encoded together in the Pseudidiomarina andamanensis genome:
- the frr gene encoding ribosome recycling factor, whose translation MEKSVEALRSQISKVRTGRAHPSILDGIMVPYYGADTPLKQLANITVEDSRTLAITVFDKSSSGAVEKAIMTSDLGLNPAAAGTVIRVPLPPLTEERRRDLVKVVRAEAEQGRVAVRNIRRDANNDFKELLKDKEITEDEERKATDEIQKLTDTYIAKIDELLAEKEKDLMEV comes from the coding sequence ATGGAAAAAAGCGTTGAAGCGCTGCGCTCACAAATTTCAAAAGTACGTACAGGCCGTGCGCACCCAAGTATTTTGGATGGAATTATGGTGCCGTACTACGGCGCGGACACGCCATTAAAGCAATTGGCGAATATCACCGTCGAAGACTCACGGACACTTGCGATTACGGTATTTGACAAGTCATCAAGTGGTGCTGTTGAGAAGGCGATTATGACGTCTGATTTGGGTTTAAACCCAGCTGCAGCCGGTACAGTGATTCGTGTGCCATTACCACCACTGACAGAAGAGCGTCGTCGTGACTTAGTTAAAGTTGTGCGTGCTGAAGCAGAGCAGGGCCGTGTTGCGGTTCGTAATATTCGCCGTGATGCGAACAATGATTTCAAAGAATTGTTGAAAGATAAAGAAATCACTGAAGATGAAGAACGCAAAGCAACGGATGAAATTCAGAAGCTAACGGATACCTACATTGCAAAAATTGACGAACTGCTGGCAGAAAAAGAAAAAGATTTGATGGAAGTTTAA
- the lpxA gene encoding acyl-ACP--UDP-N-acetylglucosamine O-acyltransferase — MIHPTAIIDDSARIGNNVEIGPYTIVGAHVEIGDNCVIGPHVVLRGPTVLGKNNRIFQFASVGEDCQDKKYNGEPTRLVIGDNNVIRECVTIHRGTVQDQGLTQIGSNNLLMAYVHVAHDCMVGNNVILANNTTLAGHVHVGDWAILGGFTGVHQFCHIGAHAFTAVNSVVVQDIPPYIMAQGHNAAPRTINAEGLKRRGFQPNQILNIKRAFKLLYRQGLTINEAVEKMRELDAETELSPLIDFVQNSQRGIIR; from the coding sequence GTGATTCATCCGACCGCCATTATTGATGACTCAGCACGCATTGGCAACAATGTCGAAATTGGTCCGTACACGATTGTCGGGGCTCATGTTGAAATTGGTGACAATTGCGTCATTGGCCCGCATGTGGTGTTACGTGGACCGACGGTGTTGGGTAAAAATAACCGAATTTTTCAATTCGCATCGGTTGGCGAAGATTGCCAAGATAAGAAATACAACGGTGAACCAACGCGCTTAGTGATTGGTGACAATAACGTGATTCGTGAATGTGTGACCATTCATCGCGGTACGGTGCAAGATCAAGGGTTGACCCAAATTGGCAGCAATAACTTGCTGATGGCTTATGTGCATGTGGCGCATGACTGTATGGTGGGAAATAACGTGATTCTTGCCAACAACACCACCTTGGCCGGTCATGTGCATGTTGGCGATTGGGCGATTTTAGGTGGCTTTACCGGGGTGCATCAGTTCTGTCACATTGGGGCGCATGCATTCACTGCAGTTAACTCAGTGGTGGTGCAAGATATTCCACCATACATCATGGCGCAAGGTCACAATGCGGCACCGCGAACAATTAATGCTGAAGGGTTAAAGCGCCGTGGCTTCCAACCGAACCAGATTCTGAATATTAAGCGCGCATTTAAATTGCTGTATCGTCAAGGGTTAACCATTAATGAAGCGGTAGAAAAGATGCGTGAACTTGATGCAGAAACTGAGTTGTCACCGCTGATTGATTTCGTTCAAAATAGCCAACGCGGTATTATTCGTTAA
- the uppS gene encoding polyprenyl diphosphate synthase, with amino-acid sequence MTTTEVSTIKIPRHVAIIMDGNGRWAQMRGKRRTSGHKAGAEAVRAAVEFARKKGIESLTLFAFSSENWKRPEQEVSVLMELFMTVLKREVKKLHKYNVRLRIIGDKSAFGERLQKQMQEAEALTAGNTALNLNIAANYGGHWDITQAARKLAEQVAAGQLTPQQVTEEQLAKQLELADQPVPDLLIRTGGEHRISNFLLWQLAYAEFYFSKVLWPDFDDREFAAAIADFSCRERRFGLTSEQLQQAILDTDVTSGD; translated from the coding sequence ATGACAACAACGGAAGTATCGACAATAAAAATACCACGTCACGTGGCAATCATCATGGATGGTAACGGACGTTGGGCGCAAATGCGCGGTAAGCGCCGCACGTCAGGTCATAAGGCCGGTGCTGAAGCTGTTCGTGCAGCGGTCGAATTTGCTCGCAAAAAAGGTATCGAGTCGTTAACCTTGTTTGCGTTTAGCAGCGAAAACTGGAAGCGGCCAGAACAAGAAGTTTCAGTGCTCATGGAGTTATTTATGACGGTACTGAAACGAGAAGTTAAAAAACTTCATAAATACAATGTGCGCTTGCGAATTATTGGCGACAAGTCAGCATTTGGTGAGCGTTTACAAAAGCAAATGCAAGAAGCTGAAGCTTTGACCGCCGGCAATACTGCATTGAATTTAAATATTGCTGCGAACTATGGTGGGCATTGGGACATTACCCAAGCTGCGCGTAAATTAGCAGAGCAAGTTGCAGCGGGGCAGCTAACGCCGCAGCAAGTTACTGAAGAGCAACTAGCGAAGCAACTTGAACTGGCGGATCAACCAGTGCCAGATTTATTAATAAGAACAGGAGGCGAACACCGAATTAGCAACTTTTTGTTATGGCAATTGGCCTACGCAGAATTTTATTTTAGTAAGGTATTATGGCCAGATTTCGATGACCGCGAATTTGCTGCAGCCATTGCAGATTTTAGCTGTCGCGAAAGACGTTTTGGGCTGACCAGTGAGCAGCTACAACAAGCCATTTTAGATACCGACGTGACATCCGGGGACTAG
- the fabZ gene encoding 3-hydroxyacyl-ACP dehydratase FabZ, translating to MSADGAFDIKEVLRLLPHRYPFLLVDKVVACDNKTTIHAVKNVSVNEPIFTGHFPENPIFPGVLILEALAQAAGLLGFKITESSPGVNDLYLFAGVDNARFKRQVLPGDTMNLHVTFEKERRGIWVFKGRADVDGELACSCDIICARREV from the coding sequence TTGTCTGCAGATGGCGCATTTGATATTAAAGAAGTTCTTCGGTTATTACCGCACCGTTATCCATTTCTGTTAGTGGATAAAGTGGTTGCGTGTGACAACAAAACCACCATTCATGCGGTTAAAAATGTTTCAGTCAATGAGCCGATTTTTACTGGGCATTTTCCGGAAAATCCTATTTTCCCGGGCGTGTTAATTTTAGAAGCACTCGCGCAAGCGGCTGGTTTGCTCGGCTTTAAAATTACTGAAAGCAGCCCTGGCGTGAATGACCTATACTTATTTGCGGGCGTTGATAACGCACGCTTTAAACGCCAAGTGTTACCCGGTGACACCATGAATTTGCATGTGACATTTGAAAAAGAGCGCCGCGGTATCTGGGTGTTTAAAGGTCGTGCGGATGTTGACGGTGAGTTAGCATGTAGCTGCGATATCATTTGTGCAAGAAGGGAAGTCTAA
- the ispC gene encoding 1-deoxy-D-xylulose-5-phosphate reductoisomerase, whose amino-acid sequence MKQRVTILGATGSIGQNTLAVMANHPDQFELFAVTANGNVADMITICRRFKPRYAVMADKQAAQRLQQELADLNCEVLGGEEAVIAVAADAQVDTVMAAIVGAAGLLPTMAAVKAGKRVLLANKEALVMSGQLFMDAVAKHGAELLPIDSEHNAIYQCLPLDVQQPLGHADLAAAGIHQILLTGSGGPFRELPIAQLAQQTPAAACNHPNWSMGQKISVDSATMLNKGLEYIEARWLFNCKKDQIQVLVHPQSVIHSMVSYIDGSVIAQLGQPDMRTPIAYGLGYPKRIESGVQALDFLQLGELTFMPAEAARYPCLQLAIDACWEGQWATTSLNAANEIAVAAFLQERIPFTAIAEICDRVLQQLSAVEITTVEALIELDTKARAIARQQVEQVS is encoded by the coding sequence ATGAAGCAACGCGTTACCATTCTTGGAGCAACCGGTTCAATTGGCCAAAACACCCTAGCGGTGATGGCTAATCATCCCGACCAATTTGAGCTATTTGCGGTAACCGCAAACGGCAATGTGGCAGATATGATCACGATCTGCCGACGCTTCAAGCCGCGCTACGCGGTAATGGCTGATAAGCAAGCTGCTCAACGCTTGCAACAAGAATTGGCAGATCTTAACTGTGAAGTTTTGGGCGGCGAAGAAGCGGTTATCGCCGTGGCCGCCGACGCTCAAGTTGATACTGTGATGGCAGCAATTGTTGGTGCTGCAGGGTTACTGCCGACCATGGCTGCAGTGAAGGCTGGCAAACGGGTTTTACTTGCGAATAAAGAAGCACTAGTGATGTCTGGGCAGCTGTTTATGGACGCTGTAGCGAAACATGGTGCAGAACTTTTACCAATTGATAGCGAACACAACGCGATTTATCAGTGTTTACCTTTAGACGTTCAGCAGCCACTGGGGCATGCCGATTTGGCCGCTGCAGGTATTCATCAGATTTTGTTGACGGGCTCAGGCGGGCCATTTCGAGAGCTGCCAATTGCCCAACTAGCGCAGCAGACACCAGCCGCAGCCTGCAACCATCCAAATTGGTCTATGGGGCAAAAAATCTCTGTCGATTCAGCCACCATGTTGAATAAAGGCCTTGAGTATATTGAGGCGCGTTGGTTGTTTAATTGCAAAAAAGATCAGATACAGGTGTTGGTGCACCCGCAAAGCGTGATTCACTCAATGGTCAGTTATATCGATGGTTCGGTTATTGCTCAGTTGGGGCAACCGGATATGCGTACGCCTATTGCTTACGGTCTTGGCTACCCGAAGCGAATTGAAAGCGGTGTACAGGCGTTAGACTTTCTGCAATTGGGCGAATTAACCTTCATGCCCGCAGAAGCGGCAAGATACCCATGTCTTCAGTTAGCCATTGATGCTTGCTGGGAAGGACAGTGGGCGACCACAAGCCTCAATGCGGCCAATGAAATTGCTGTGGCCGCATTTTTACAAGAACGCATTCCATTCACCGCAATTGCTGAGATTTGTGATAGGGTGTTACAGCAATTGAGCGCTGTTGAAATAACAACGGTCGAAGCATTAATTGAACTGGATACAAAAGCGCGTGCTATAGCACGACAGCAGGTGGAGCAAGTTTCGTAA
- a CDS encoding phosphatidate cytidylyltransferase: protein MLKQRLITALILIPLALYAVFGLPLLWFAIAVIGLMAAGAWEWAPLMNVTRTSARIAYTAFVAVLLGLLMWLVPLDKIWLDGELDPIIYTLIIIGCVWWLIAIALVINYPRSRRVWSRTRSIVGVFGLLTLIPAWAGLVAVRSLNYAEQPLFGGFAVLFVLLLVWAADVGAYFAGVRYGRNKLMPAVSPGKTMEGLCGGITLAFVVMMVLAHWLKIPAEQFSGYYITGLVTVVASVFGDLNESMFKRCAGVKDSGSLLPGHGGILDRIDSLTAALPIFTLSYLWFLT from the coding sequence TTGCTTAAACAACGTTTAATAACTGCACTTATTTTAATCCCATTAGCATTATATGCGGTGTTTGGGCTGCCATTGTTATGGTTTGCAATTGCCGTTATTGGGTTAATGGCCGCAGGCGCTTGGGAATGGGCGCCACTGATGAACGTAACTCGTACAAGTGCACGCATTGCTTACACCGCATTCGTTGCGGTACTTCTCGGTTTGCTCATGTGGTTAGTGCCACTTGATAAAATCTGGTTAGATGGCGAGCTTGACCCCATTATTTACACATTGATTATCATCGGCTGTGTATGGTGGTTAATTGCCATCGCGCTCGTTATTAATTATCCAAGAAGTAGAAGGGTATGGTCACGTACCCGTTCTATTGTGGGCGTTTTTGGATTATTGACACTTATTCCTGCATGGGCTGGATTAGTTGCTGTGCGCTCATTAAATTATGCCGAGCAACCGTTGTTTGGCGGTTTTGCAGTATTGTTTGTGCTGTTGTTAGTGTGGGCAGCCGACGTTGGTGCTTATTTTGCTGGCGTGCGCTACGGTCGCAATAAATTAATGCCGGCAGTTAGCCCCGGTAAAACGATGGAAGGTTTATGTGGTGGCATTACCCTCGCGTTTGTCGTGATGATGGTGTTAGCCCACTGGTTAAAGATTCCAGCCGAACAATTTAGCGGTTACTACATTACTGGTTTGGTAACTGTAGTTGCGTCGGTGTTTGGTGATTTGAATGAGAGCATGTTTAAACGCTGTGCTGGTGTAAAAGACAGTGGTTCATTATTACCTGGTCACGGCGGTATTCTTGATCGAATCGATAGCTTAACTGCTGCGTTACCAATTTTTACGCTTTCCTACCTGTGGTTTTTAACCTGA
- the rseP gene encoding sigma E protease regulator RseP: protein MGGIVWSLGAFVITLGILVTFHEFGHFWVARRCGVKVLTFSVGFGKPIWQRQAADGTVYQVGLIPLGGYVRMLDERVDEVPTEQRHLSFNSKSVAQRAAIIAAGPVANFILAIGVLWLMFLIGVPSVKPIIGSTVPNSIAADAGIATPVEIVAVDNQHTADWQQVNLNLAAALGNNQVVLQTRDENNRLRDYTLNISQWRLDDSQQPTFLALGMQPFQPEVSLELSYVAENSPAAEAGLQLQDKILQFNGTPVTDWPQTRDFIVQAPGQLVDITIERQGEELTIPVRLGSRKVNNQAIGFLGVEPTVAPYPESYRFTQQYGAIEGLWRGVERTWELMVLSVKMIGKLVTGTVSVSNLSGPVAIAEGAGATASYGLVYFLGFLALISVNLGIINLVPLPVLDGGHLAFLAIEGARGKPVSERVQEICYRIGGILIFALMAIAISNDILRLSQ, encoded by the coding sequence ATGGGTGGTATTGTCTGGTCGCTTGGCGCATTTGTCATTACTCTTGGTATTTTGGTGACCTTTCATGAGTTTGGACACTTTTGGGTAGCGCGTCGATGTGGCGTTAAAGTGCTGACCTTCTCGGTTGGTTTTGGTAAACCGATTTGGCAGCGCCAAGCTGCAGATGGTACCGTTTATCAAGTTGGCTTGATTCCGCTGGGTGGCTACGTTCGGATGCTTGACGAGCGCGTTGACGAAGTGCCGACTGAACAACGTCACTTAAGCTTTAATTCAAAATCGGTGGCGCAACGTGCCGCAATTATTGCTGCAGGGCCAGTTGCCAATTTTATTTTAGCAATTGGTGTTCTGTGGTTAATGTTTTTAATTGGCGTGCCGTCAGTGAAGCCGATTATTGGCAGTACCGTTCCAAATTCAATTGCTGCCGATGCAGGAATTGCTACGCCAGTAGAAATTGTTGCTGTTGATAATCAACACACCGCTGATTGGCAGCAGGTTAATCTTAATCTTGCCGCCGCTCTTGGCAACAATCAGGTTGTATTGCAAACGCGCGATGAGAATAACCGTTTGCGCGATTACACCTTGAATATTTCGCAATGGCGCTTGGATGATAGCCAACAACCGACCTTCTTAGCGTTAGGTATGCAACCGTTTCAACCAGAGGTTTCACTGGAACTCAGTTATGTTGCGGAAAACTCACCTGCTGCGGAAGCCGGATTGCAGCTGCAGGATAAAATTCTTCAATTCAACGGAACTCCTGTTACCGATTGGCCTCAAACCAGAGACTTCATTGTTCAAGCGCCGGGGCAACTCGTTGATATAACGATTGAACGACAAGGCGAGGAGCTAACAATTCCGGTTCGTTTGGGTAGTCGAAAAGTGAATAACCAAGCAATCGGCTTTTTAGGGGTAGAACCAACCGTTGCACCGTATCCGGAAAGCTATCGATTTACCCAGCAATATGGTGCGATTGAGGGATTGTGGCGCGGTGTAGAGCGTACTTGGGAACTCATGGTTCTCAGCGTCAAGATGATTGGTAAGCTTGTTACCGGAACAGTTTCCGTTAGTAATTTAAGCGGGCCTGTCGCAATAGCCGAAGGTGCTGGGGCGACAGCCAGCTATGGTTTAGTTTATTTTTTAGGGTTTCTAGCATTAATTAGTGTCAATTTGGGCATCATCAATTTAGTACCATTACCGGTATTGGATGGCGGGCACCTCGCATTTTTGGCCATTGAAGGCGCAAGAGGAAAACCCGTTTCTGAACGTGTTCAAGAGATTTGTTACCGTATTGGCGGTATTCTAATTTTTGCGTTAATGGCAATTGCGATTAGTAATGATATTTTGCGGTTGTCGCAATGA
- the lpxD gene encoding UDP-3-O-(3-hydroxymyristoyl)glucosamine N-acyltransferase, with protein MQTLTLQQLADAIGAEVQGDAALTVTGVATLASAQPGQIAFLANEKYRSQLDASKASAVIVAPDVHVPDGMSALRTRNPYAGFAKIAQLLDTTPKPAEHIHASAQVDPSAKIGKNVAIGANTVIAENVVLADNVTIGVGCYVGPGTHIGANTQLWQHVVIYHNCVIGEHCLVHAGTVIGADGFGWANEGGKWIKIPQLGRVVIGDRVDIGASTTIDRGALDDTVISNGVIIDNQCQIAHNVFIDEDTAIAGCTVLAGSCRIGKRCLIGGATAINGHISICDDVQISGFSMVIKEITEPGAYASGIPAAPQREWRRNGARYRQLDDLFQRVKKIEKQLEQ; from the coding sequence ATGCAAACACTAACATTGCAGCAGCTTGCTGACGCAATTGGTGCAGAAGTTCAGGGCGATGCAGCCCTTACTGTAACCGGTGTTGCAACACTTGCCTCGGCTCAGCCGGGGCAAATTGCCTTTTTGGCCAATGAAAAATATCGCAGCCAACTCGATGCCTCGAAAGCGAGTGCGGTGATTGTAGCTCCCGATGTTCATGTTCCTGATGGCATGTCCGCGCTACGTACACGCAACCCTTATGCGGGATTTGCGAAAATTGCACAGCTACTGGACACCACGCCGAAACCAGCTGAACATATTCATGCCAGCGCACAGGTCGATCCGAGTGCAAAAATTGGGAAAAACGTTGCCATTGGTGCGAATACGGTGATTGCTGAAAATGTCGTGTTAGCAGACAATGTGACCATTGGTGTCGGTTGTTATGTTGGGCCAGGTACTCACATTGGTGCAAACACGCAATTGTGGCAACACGTGGTGATTTACCACAATTGTGTGATTGGTGAACATTGCTTGGTGCACGCTGGTACCGTTATTGGTGCCGACGGATTTGGTTGGGCCAATGAAGGTGGCAAGTGGATTAAAATTCCACAACTAGGTCGCGTGGTCATTGGTGACCGTGTTGATATTGGTGCGAGTACGACCATTGACCGCGGTGCGCTTGACGATACTGTTATTAGCAATGGCGTGATTATTGATAATCAGTGTCAAATTGCTCATAACGTGTTTATTGATGAAGACACAGCTATTGCGGGATGTACGGTGTTGGCGGGAAGCTGCCGCATTGGTAAGCGCTGTTTAATTGGTGGCGCGACTGCAATTAATGGACACATCTCAATTTGTGACGATGTGCAAATCAGTGGTTTCTCAATGGTTATTAAGGAAATTACTGAACCTGGCGCTTATGCTTCAGGTATTCCTGCTGCGCCACAACGTGAGTGGCGTCGCAACGGGGCTCGTTATCGTCAGCTAGACGACTTGTTCCAGCGCGTGAAAAAAATTGAAAAACAACTCGAACAATAA
- the bamA gene encoding outer membrane protein assembly factor BamA, giving the protein MTLKQLFLSALVAAAALPAYEASSAENNSQVNAENFVVEDIRVRGLQRVALGAALTYIPIRVGDEVDANRIRAAIRSLNSAAYFENIIVKRDGNTLVFEVVERPTISSIEFDGNKEIKDEMLEESLTDSGIVVGEQLDRTMISSIETGLEDFFHGVGKYNATVDINVIELPRNRVRLELQFEEGDSAEIQQINIVGNSSFSDDQLLADFELKDQLPWWNFIGERRYQKQQLTGDLEKLESFYRNRGYLAFQVESVQVSMTPDKEGVYITINVNEGEVYDIREVNVIGDLKGHEEVIKRLTSIDPGTRYNAEQITFLEDAISRYYGRFGYAYPEVRAIPDMQEGSNEVDLTFSVNPGQRIYVERINFIGNNVTADEVLRREMRQLEGAPLNDQLIEQSKVRLERLGYFETVETSTRKSDTEDDRVEVDFTVKEQPSGSFNFTLGYGDYSGFQIGLGLSQENFLGTGNRAAINVNTNRYNKSASVSYTDRYLTKDGVSLSGQLYVSEFDAGNLENYIRYNKKQYGIGSSIGFPINEVTSLNFGATYRNEQISNVDSYEQVSRFYRPYLDEQNPNLGVKFDIFELSAGISRVTLNRGMFPTAGSSNSLSVEVATPNSDVNYFRTNYDYRHYFPINDSHSFVFMTRLRIGYGNGYGTDDNGNEYLFPFYENFRLGGRDNLRGFEGNTIGPRAIYRYPQSIPGQPGYDGIPTGLPAYPGADQVAVSQYSVGGNAMAVGGLELIVPTPFISEENKNTVRTSFYLDVGNVWDTEFDYATYSQLELLGNSAPLKDYSEPTHYRAAAGISIQWISPMGPITLSFGRPIKSEETDRTQTFTFNIGTTF; this is encoded by the coding sequence ATGACGTTGAAACAGCTGTTTTTAAGCGCCCTCGTTGCAGCGGCGGCACTGCCGGCTTACGAGGCGAGTAGTGCAGAAAATAATTCACAAGTAAATGCCGAAAATTTTGTCGTTGAAGACATTCGCGTTCGTGGTTTACAGCGCGTCGCATTAGGCGCAGCGCTAACCTACATTCCTATTCGTGTTGGTGACGAAGTGGATGCTAACCGTATTCGCGCTGCCATTCGCTCGTTAAACTCTGCAGCATATTTTGAGAACATTATCGTTAAACGCGATGGCAACACGTTAGTGTTCGAAGTTGTTGAGCGGCCAACCATTTCAAGCATCGAGTTTGATGGCAACAAAGAAATAAAAGATGAGATGTTGGAAGAGAGCTTAACTGACAGCGGCATTGTTGTTGGTGAACAGCTCGATCGTACGATGATCTCGTCAATTGAAACAGGGCTTGAAGACTTCTTCCACGGTGTTGGTAAGTATAATGCGACCGTGGATATCAATGTGATTGAGTTGCCACGCAACCGAGTCCGCTTAGAACTTCAATTTGAAGAAGGTGATTCTGCAGAAATTCAGCAAATTAACATTGTTGGTAATAGTAGCTTTTCCGATGACCAGTTATTGGCTGACTTTGAACTGAAAGATCAGCTCCCATGGTGGAATTTTATTGGTGAGCGGCGCTATCAGAAACAACAGTTGACCGGTGATCTTGAGAAACTAGAAAGTTTTTACCGTAATCGCGGTTACCTAGCGTTCCAAGTTGAATCGGTTCAAGTAAGTATGACGCCTGATAAAGAGGGCGTTTACATTACCATTAATGTGAACGAAGGCGAAGTTTATGATATTCGTGAAGTGAATGTTATTGGTGATTTAAAAGGGCATGAAGAAGTCATTAAGCGCCTTACCTCAATTGATCCTGGCACGCGCTATAACGCTGAACAAATTACGTTTTTAGAGGATGCTATTTCACGTTATTACGGCCGTTTTGGCTATGCTTACCCTGAAGTTCGGGCTATTCCGGATATGCAAGAAGGAAGTAACGAGGTTGATTTAACCTTCTCAGTTAATCCTGGTCAGCGTATTTATGTCGAACGGATTAATTTCATTGGCAACAACGTGACAGCTGATGAAGTATTGCGTCGTGAAATGCGTCAACTTGAAGGTGCGCCACTCAATGATCAATTGATTGAGCAAAGTAAGGTGCGTTTGGAGCGTTTAGGTTATTTTGAAACGGTGGAAACGTCGACTCGTAAATCGGATACTGAAGATGATCGCGTTGAAGTAGACTTTACAGTTAAAGAGCAACCATCAGGAAGTTTTAACTTTACCTTGGGTTATGGCGATTACTCGGGCTTCCAGATTGGTTTAGGTTTATCGCAAGAAAACTTCTTAGGTACCGGTAACCGCGCAGCGATCAACGTGAACACGAACCGCTACAATAAGAGTGCATCTGTCTCATACACCGATCGCTATTTGACGAAAGACGGTGTGAGCCTGTCCGGCCAGCTTTATGTAAGCGAGTTTGATGCTGGTAATCTTGAAAACTATATTCGTTACAACAAAAAACAATATGGTATTGGCAGCTCAATTGGTTTTCCAATTAACGAAGTAACGAGCTTAAACTTTGGTGCGACATATCGAAATGAGCAGATCAGTAATGTCGATAGTTACGAGCAAGTATCGCGCTTCTATCGTCCATATCTCGATGAGCAAAACCCGAATTTGGGTGTGAAGTTTGATATCTTTGAATTATCGGCTGGTATTAGTCGGGTGACCCTGAACCGAGGGATGTTCCCAACCGCTGGTTCATCGAACAGCTTGAGCGTTGAAGTTGCCACGCCGAATAGCGATGTAAATTATTTCCGTACCAACTATGATTATCGCCATTATTTCCCGATTAACGATAGCCATAGTTTTGTCTTTATGACACGTTTGCGTATTGGTTACGGTAACGGTTACGGCACCGATGATAATGGTAACGAGTACCTGTTCCCATTCTATGAGAACTTCCGTTTGGGTGGTCGTGATAACTTGCGTGGTTTCGAAGGGAATACCATAGGTCCGCGCGCCATTTATCGTTATCCACAAAGTATTCCGGGGCAACCAGGCTATGACGGTATTCCTACGGGCCTACCGGCCTATCCAGGTGCCGACCAAGTTGCTGTTAGCCAGTACTCGGTAGGTGGTAATGCAATGGCAGTAGGTGGGTTAGAGTTAATTGTGCCGACGCCGTTTATTTCTGAAGAGAATAAAAACACCGTACGTACCAGTTTTTATCTCGATGTAGGTAACGTATGGGATACTGAGTTTGACTATGCGACCTATAGTCAACTAGAGCTGCTCGGTAATTCGGCACCATTGAAAGATTATAGTGAGCCAACGCACTATCGCGCCGCGGCCGGTATTTCTATACAATGGATTTCACCAATGGGGCCAATCACGTTATCATTTGGTCGGCCGATTAAATCAGAAGAGACCGATCGTACGCAAACGTTTACGTTCAATATCGGTACAACATTCTAA
- a CDS encoding OmpH family outer membrane protein yields the protein MKAIVKSSIAVALLSSAFFANAAEAQQKIGFVSMQEVLANLPQARNLEQQVQDEFKGQIEEVTKLEEQMRALSEKAQRDASIMSPAERIKMEREMEMLDTTRQLKVKALREDMGRRGNELRDKLMTDVMRNAQAVASEQSFDVVLQSSALVYAADSANLTDEVVKKMTGGN from the coding sequence GTGAAAGCTATCGTTAAATCTAGTATCGCAGTTGCTTTATTGTCATCTGCATTTTTTGCCAACGCGGCAGAAGCACAACAGAAAATTGGCTTTGTAAGCATGCAAGAAGTTTTGGCTAACTTACCACAAGCCCGTAATCTTGAGCAGCAAGTTCAAGACGAATTCAAAGGTCAAATTGAAGAAGTGACTAAGCTCGAAGAGCAAATGCGCGCACTAAGCGAGAAAGCGCAGCGTGATGCATCAATTATGTCACCAGCTGAGCGCATCAAAATGGAACGCGAAATGGAAATGCTCGACACGACACGCCAACTGAAAGTAAAAGCGTTGCGTGAAGATATGGGCCGTCGCGGCAATGAATTACGCGACAAGCTAATGACTGATGTTATGCGCAACGCTCAAGCGGTTGCAAGTGAGCAAAGCTTTGACGTTGTGTTGCAAAGCAGCGCATTAGTTTATGCAGCAGATTCAGCAAACTTGACTGATGAAGTTGTCAAAAAGATGACTGGTGGAAACTAA